A single genomic interval of Arctopsyche grandis isolate Sample6627 chromosome 8, ASM5162203v2, whole genome shotgun sequence harbors:
- the LOC143915291 gene encoding transcription factor E2F7-like codes for MLSCQSVLETPKRNILGEVTNSLYVSPTANLKLLTNVALQCAYQRKEKSLQILCDRFLDLYPLHSRIVNTEIQLDATAQKLGVEKRRIYDIINILEALQCATHRRKNTYTWHGSSRLSQFLITLKAQGEAMGSVQTLYGKKRYQSVPKRRSLGDLAQRFLMMFLVEPQNKFVNLEMAVATLIHQPRSTPDNTETDKADRQLKSKIRRLYDIANVLSSIGLIEKVSASTILKKPVFRYTAWPTGTNCNDS; via the exons ATGTTGAGTTGTCAGAGTGTCCTGGAGACTCCGAAACGCAACATATTAGGAGAGGTTACCAATTCGCTATACGTATCACCTACAGCTAATCTAAAATTACTCACTAACGTAGCTCTACAATGTGCATATCAACGCAAAGAAAAATCACTACAGATATTATGCGATAG ATTTCTAGATTTATATCCGCTGCATAGTCGAATCGTTAATACCGAGATTCAACTTGATGCCACGGCTCAGAAGCTAGGTGTTGAAAAGCGACGTATTTACGATATCATAAACATATTGGAGGCCTTGCAATGTGCAACACATCgtagaaaaaatacatatacttgGCACGGTTCGTCTAGGCTGAGTCAATTTTTGATCACGCTCAAGGCTCAAGGTGAAGCTATGGGTAGTGTGCAAACGTTGTATGGGAAGAAAAGGTATCAGTCAGTTCCTAAGCGGAGATCGTTGGGTGATCTCGCGCAGAGGTTTTTGATGATGTTCCTCGTGGAGCCGCAG AATAAATTTGTCAACTTAGAGATGGCTGTAGCTACTCTGATTCATCAACCGCGCTCTACACCAGACAATACGGAGACTGATAAGGCCGATCGGCAATTGAAATCGAAAATTCGCCGACTATACGACATAGCGAATGTTCTATCGTCAATCGGCCTCATAGAGAAAGTTTCCGCTTCTACCATACTTAAAAAGCCCGTCTTCCGCTATACAG
- the LOC143916202 gene encoding tyrosyl-DNA phosphodiesterase 1-like isoform X1, with protein MDPAKCNLDTEEVTDVVVNTLKAETPDLSNVSLETDSELPGSSSATKIIEESEIEDIFEVVAPKGKMKEKHENAAPYYMFFNTITSAPETHSHPLSITFQELLDSSLGKLKDSLQLNYFVDCDWLHAQYYFAGYSDNPLTVLYGLKSRLMEEMNEQKDNYEFHLVTTENGLGLHHIKMGIYHYEDESITIVISTANLNFDDWDNKTQSLWMSPKCPRLADLNDNNGESPTGFKKSLIDYLNSYNTSYLSSYIEIVKNIDFSSINVFFVASTPGIYFDAAWGQSCIGNLLSKYCIIPADEADEWAFIAQASSIGGYGYNPKSWLCGYFQENFCSCLKVSPITKILPKLKLIYPTHSNVKNSHDGLYAGATLPYKHSLHVKQQWLDKLLHQWSAVHSDRNKAMPHMKSYLRVSPDCKRAAYFLLTSGNISKNAWGTYDRTNGGLRINSYEGGVLFIPKFVIGEDYFPLELSDPNRIPVPYDLPPVPYESDDIPWVIEYYPTP; from the exons ATGGATCCTGCAAAGTGTAACTTAGATACTGAAGAAGTAACTGATGTTGTTGTAAATACTCTCAAAGCTGAAACTCCAGATTTATCGAACGTATCATTAGAAACAGATTCAGAATTACCAGGCAGCTCAAGTGCAACCAAAATAATtg AAGAATCAGAAATAGAAGATATTTTTGAAGTCGTAGCTCCTAAGGGTAAGATGAAAGAAAAACACGAGAACGCTGCTCCGTATTACatgttttttaatacaataacatCAGCACCCGAAACACATTCCCATCCCCTTTCGATAACATTTCAAG aaCTATTGGATTCCAGCTTAGGGAAACTAAAAGATTCCCTTCAACTAAATTATTTTGTTGACTGTGATTGGCTTCATGCGCAGTACTATTTTGCAGGCTACAG CGATAACCCATTGACTGTTCTTTATGGTCTTAAATCACGACTTATGGAAGAAATGAATGAACAGAAAgataattatgaatttcatcTTGTTACTACAGAGAATGGTTTAGGATTACatcacat TAAAATGGGCATCTATCATTACGAGGATGAATCAATTACAATTGTAATATCTACAGCTAATCTCAATTTTGATGATTGGGATAATAAAACCCAGag tttgtgGATGAGTCCAAAATGTCCACGACTAGCTGATTTGAACGACAACAATGGAGAATCACCTACCGGCTTTAAAAAATCGCTTATTGATTATCTGAACTCTTATAATACGTCGTATTTGTCATCGTATATAGAGattgttaaaaatattgatttctcATCGATTAA TGTTTTCTTTGTGGCTTCTACACCTGGAATATATTTTGATGCCGCATGGGGACAAAGCTGTATTGGaaatttactttcaaaatattgtataatccCTGCAGATGAAGCAGATGAATGGGCATTTATTGCACAAGCGTCCAGTATTGGAGGATATGGATACAATCCCAAG TCTtggttatgtggatattttcaagaaaatttcTGCTCCTGTTTAAAAGTTTCGCCTATTACTAAAATACTACCTAAATTAAAACTAATATATCCCACACATTCTAATGTAAAAAATTCACACGATGGATTGTATGCGGGTGCAACTCTACCATATAAACATTCACTTCATGTTAAGCAGCAGTGGCTCGACAAACTTCTCCA TCAATGGTCAGCGGTGCATTCGGATCGTAATAAAGCCATGCCACACATGAAAAGCTATTTGCGAGTATCTCCAGATTGCAAAAGAGCtgcatattttcttttaacCTCTGGAAACATTTCTAAAAATGCTTGGGGAACATACGATAGAACAAACGGGGGCTTGAGAATTAATTCGTACGAAGGTGGTGTTCTATTTATTCCAAAGTTTGTG ATTGGTGAAGACTATTTTCCACTAGAATTATCTGATCCTAATAGGATTCCCGTGCCGTATGACTTACCTCCTGTGCCTTACGAATCTGATGATATTCCATGGGTCATAGAATACTATCCAACACCTTAg
- the LOC143916202 gene encoding tyrosyl-DNA phosphodiesterase 1-like isoform X2: MDPAKCNLDTEEVTDVVVNTLKAETPDLSNVSLETDSELPGSSSATKIIESEIEDIFEVVAPKGKMKEKHENAAPYYMFFNTITSAPETHSHPLSITFQELLDSSLGKLKDSLQLNYFVDCDWLHAQYYFAGYSDNPLTVLYGLKSRLMEEMNEQKDNYEFHLVTTENGLGLHHIKMGIYHYEDESITIVISTANLNFDDWDNKTQSLWMSPKCPRLADLNDNNGESPTGFKKSLIDYLNSYNTSYLSSYIEIVKNIDFSSINVFFVASTPGIYFDAAWGQSCIGNLLSKYCIIPADEADEWAFIAQASSIGGYGYNPKSWLCGYFQENFCSCLKVSPITKILPKLKLIYPTHSNVKNSHDGLYAGATLPYKHSLHVKQQWLDKLLHQWSAVHSDRNKAMPHMKSYLRVSPDCKRAAYFLLTSGNISKNAWGTYDRTNGGLRINSYEGGVLFIPKFVIGEDYFPLELSDPNRIPVPYDLPPVPYESDDIPWVIEYYPTP; this comes from the exons ATGGATCCTGCAAAGTGTAACTTAGATACTGAAGAAGTAACTGATGTTGTTGTAAATACTCTCAAAGCTGAAACTCCAGATTTATCGAACGTATCATTAGAAACAGATTCAGAATTACCAGGCAGCTCAAGTGCAACCAAAATAATtg AATCAGAAATAGAAGATATTTTTGAAGTCGTAGCTCCTAAGGGTAAGATGAAAGAAAAACACGAGAACGCTGCTCCGTATTACatgttttttaatacaataacatCAGCACCCGAAACACATTCCCATCCCCTTTCGATAACATTTCAAG aaCTATTGGATTCCAGCTTAGGGAAACTAAAAGATTCCCTTCAACTAAATTATTTTGTTGACTGTGATTGGCTTCATGCGCAGTACTATTTTGCAGGCTACAG CGATAACCCATTGACTGTTCTTTATGGTCTTAAATCACGACTTATGGAAGAAATGAATGAACAGAAAgataattatgaatttcatcTTGTTACTACAGAGAATGGTTTAGGATTACatcacat TAAAATGGGCATCTATCATTACGAGGATGAATCAATTACAATTGTAATATCTACAGCTAATCTCAATTTTGATGATTGGGATAATAAAACCCAGag tttgtgGATGAGTCCAAAATGTCCACGACTAGCTGATTTGAACGACAACAATGGAGAATCACCTACCGGCTTTAAAAAATCGCTTATTGATTATCTGAACTCTTATAATACGTCGTATTTGTCATCGTATATAGAGattgttaaaaatattgatttctcATCGATTAA TGTTTTCTTTGTGGCTTCTACACCTGGAATATATTTTGATGCCGCATGGGGACAAAGCTGTATTGGaaatttactttcaaaatattgtataatccCTGCAGATGAAGCAGATGAATGGGCATTTATTGCACAAGCGTCCAGTATTGGAGGATATGGATACAATCCCAAG TCTtggttatgtggatattttcaagaaaatttcTGCTCCTGTTTAAAAGTTTCGCCTATTACTAAAATACTACCTAAATTAAAACTAATATATCCCACACATTCTAATGTAAAAAATTCACACGATGGATTGTATGCGGGTGCAACTCTACCATATAAACATTCACTTCATGTTAAGCAGCAGTGGCTCGACAAACTTCTCCA TCAATGGTCAGCGGTGCATTCGGATCGTAATAAAGCCATGCCACACATGAAAAGCTATTTGCGAGTATCTCCAGATTGCAAAAGAGCtgcatattttcttttaacCTCTGGAAACATTTCTAAAAATGCTTGGGGAACATACGATAGAACAAACGGGGGCTTGAGAATTAATTCGTACGAAGGTGGTGTTCTATTTATTCCAAAGTTTGTG ATTGGTGAAGACTATTTTCCACTAGAATTATCTGATCCTAATAGGATTCCCGTGCCGTATGACTTACCTCCTGTGCCTTACGAATCTGATGATATTCCATGGGTCATAGAATACTATCCAACACCTTAg
- the LOC143915452 gene encoding uncharacterized protein LOC143915452, whose product MSSAENEEIEASTSKSHKGRNPTRDVEPIRDRSSSRIHQTRSQTQSIEILAKENKVEVIMTSIELRYSGAVQRLKGKIDKSSELDEGQYQTIKEAYDYVRKLHYEYLDNLTDISKAAKIDEEYDAITITVKNLKAALDCQSFQDSKLKVEQATIKFARDKLPTLTIPTFQGDPSEWKSFQQAFKNIIGNKTEYSNVTKLLYLHQSLLGPALAAVSGLDISSDNYEITWSILDKQYNLPRLNLKTRINSLCDLKLITKESHIELRDLLNKVTVCIKNIESLGYAREILDPWVTCLVLRKLPFSLLKDWETSLVDREMPPYEKLETFLQNRCNVLQSTASVITVKEFPHNRQRIRRTHVANKNPSSKVNACAFCRNNHFIGKCDKFKAKSSMERNEFVKSNNMCFKCLNSSHKITNCKSNYNCLRCKQNHHTLLHQDDTFSSNNTGRKSINAHSTHFSQREIILPTVQVDIITSNGTVVKGRTLLDSGSQVNYVTTSFAKKNNFKLEKISQKIVGIANQESSIRHITKVTIRSSTTNYSTKVLCLVLPEITGEIPTVKLDQQLISIPAGIKLSDPLWNKPTPIDLLLGAEICVHAMKAGTIQLGKGMPILKDTEFGWTIVGPYPEVNNAPGKSHIGLSQLDSHIQNFWMIDQVPMVKHQSLEEKRCEEHFQAHTSRDKNGRFCVALPYKNSPVVLGSSLHIAEKRHKTLERRFLANNNLKMEYNKVLEEYINLGHMSECEPPEAHEVHCYLPHHVVVKESSLTTKYRVVFDASAKTTSNISLNNILMVGPSVQSDWLNLFLLKLIELIPQTIFKKWKDCQLSNTVMKLYKIPRLIILNNVINIQAHGFCDASEKAYGACIYVKCTDQLGNSKCHLVCSRSRVAPLSFVTIPRLELCSAMLLSKLMKSTIDQLTIHINEKYYWTDSTVALHWIRGESCKWTTFVANRVAEIQSISQPIEWYHVSSTDNPADLISRGTQPSELNHNSLWWDGPSWLKLDESRWPRRPPEITIDLPERRVVTNATLVRENNWIDKHSHLPRLLRVLSYVRRPLRNKQLNVKENNEPSALELKDALNNLIRLSQMESFPLEYRLLSKGHPIPSSSKLAKLSPLFHENLICVGSRLPLGTTLSTSPIILSNKHKLTHMIVRDAHLKYIHLGTQALLSLLRQTYWPLAGHNTVKGVVRSCVICFRNKPLSHNRLMGLLPLERTTANFLFSHVGIDFAGPFPVKSGCNKNSKIIKGYVCVFVCFSSKAVHLELVGDLTSSNFLNCLRRFVARRGRPNTIYSDNATNFVGASRELVNLVKLIYERPHEEKLLRYVASEGIRWKFNPPRAPHMGGLWEAAVKSMKIHLNKVLKATTLNFESFCTVLTQIEACMNSRPLSPLSSDPLDLLPLTPGHFLIGRSLLALPMEVKYNTNVHANLLQIQLTTAAFWKRWSAEYLHSLQLRHKWKKDSSNNLSVGQMVLLKEEHMLPTRWVLGRVTKLYPGPDGRVRVVDVFTASGEFRRSSHLVAPLPILPQGPLDRKEDQQEGGETAASILSTSVA is encoded by the coding sequence atgtcaagtgctgaaaacgaggaaatagaagcttcgacttccaagtcgcataaaggtcgaaatccaactagggacgtagaacctattagagacaggtcaagctctagaatacatcagactcgaagtcagactcaatcgatagaaatattagcgaaggaaaataaagtagaagtcataatgacgtcaatagaattaaggtattcaggcgcggtacaaagactaaaaggaaaaatagataaatcctccgaattagatgaaggacagtatcaaaccattaaagaagcatacgattatgtccgaaaactccattacgagtatttagataaccttacagacatatcgaaagcggccaaaatagacgaagagtacgatgcaattacaataacagttaaaaatcttaaagcagcattagattgccaatcctttcaagatagtaaactaaaggtagagcaagcaacaattaaatttgctagagataagttaccgacgttaaccattcccacatttcagggagatccatctgaatggaaatcgtttcaacaagcttttaagaatataataggaaacaaaacggaatattcgaatgtcacgaaattactatatttgcatcaatcattactcggtcccgctttagcagctgtatcagggttagatattagctcagacaattatgaaataacgtggagtattttagacaagcaatacaatttaccaagacttaatcttaaaactaggatcaactcactttgtgacttaaaattaatcacaaaggaatcacatatcgaattgagagatctattaaataaggtaacggtgtgtattaaaaacattgaatcattgggttacgcgagagaaattttagatccatgggtaacatgtttagttctaaggaaattaccatttagtttattaaaggactgggaaacatctctggttgacagagaaatgccaccgtacgagaagttagaaacgtttctgcagaatagatgtaacgtattacaatctactgcatctgtaattacggtgaaagaattccctcataaccgtcaacgaatcaggagaactcatgtcgcgaacaaaaacccatcaagtaaggtaaacgcatgcgcattctgtcgaaataatcatttcataggcaaatgtgataaattcaaagcaaaatccagtatggaaagaaatgaattcgttaaatctaataacatgtgttttaaatgtttaaattcatcgcataagataacaaattgcaagtctaactataattgcttaaggtgcaaacaaaaccatcatactttgttgcatcaggacgatacatttagttccaataatacgggaaggaagtcaattaatgctcattctactcatttctctcaaagggagataattttacccacggtacaagtagacattataacgtccaatggaacggtcgttaagggtcgcacattattagattccggctcacaagtcaactatgttaccacatctttcgctaagaagaataacttcaaattagagaaaatctctcaaaaaattgtaggtatcgctaatcaagaaagtagcattcgtcacatcaccaaggtgaccataaggtcttcaaccactaattactcaaccaaagtgttgtgtttggtattaccagaaattactggcgaaattccaactgtgaaactggatcaacagttaatttcaataccagcgggaatcaagttatcagatcccctttggaataaaccgacgccaatcgatttattgctcggcgccgagatttgcgttcatgctatgaaagcaggaaccatccagttaggaaaaggtatgcctatcttaaaggataccgaattcggatggacaatagttggtccatatcccgaagtaaataatgctccagggaaaagccacataggcttaagtcaattagacagtcacattcaaaacttttggatgatcgaccaggttcctatggtaaaacatcaatctcttgaggagaaaagatgtgaggaacatttccaagcacacacatcacgagataaaaacggtagattttgtgtagctttaccatataaaaattccccggtagtattaggaagttcattgcacattgcggagaaaagacacaaaactttggaaagacgttttttagccaataataatttaaaaatggaatacaataaagttttagaagagtacataaatttaggacatatgtcagagtgtgaacctccggaggcacatgaggttcattgttatttacctcatcacgtcgtggttaaggagtctagccttaccactaaatatcgtgtagtttttgatgcgtccgcaaagacaacgtcgaatatctcactaaataatattttgatggtgggacctagtgtccaatcagattggttaaatttatttttattaaaacttattgaactcattcctcagacaatcttcaaaaaatggaaggattgtcaattatccaatacagtcatgaaactttataaaattcctagattgataatactaaataatgtcattaatatacaggcacacggattttgtgacgcatccgagaaagcttatggtgcttgtatttatgtaaaatgtactgatcaattgggaaattccaaatgtcatcttgtgtgttctcgttcgagagtcgctccgctcagttttgtaactattccgcgtttagagctgtgctccgctatgttattatcaaagttaatgaagtcaacaatagaccaattaacaattcatattaatgaaaaatattattggacggattcaaccgtcgcattgcattggattagaggagagtcatgtaaatggaccaccttcgttgccaatcgagtggccgaaatccaatcaatatctcaacccattgagtggtaccatgtctcctctacagacaatccagcagatttaatttctcgagggactcaaccatcagaattaaatcataattcgttatggtgggacggccctagttggttgaaattagacgaatcacgatggcctcgaagacctcctgagatcacaatagatcttccagagagaagggtagtcactaacgctacccttgtgagggaaaataattggatagataaacattctcatcttccaagactccttcgagttttatcatatgttcgtcggccactaaggaataaacaattaaacgttaaagaaaataacgaaccgtccgctttagaattaaaagatgctttaaataatttgataaggttatcgcaaatggaatcatttccattggaatatcgtttgctgagcaagggacatccaattcccagtagcagtaaattagctaaattgtcccctctattccacgagaatttaatttgtgttggaagtagacttcctctgggaacaactctatcaacgtcacccattatcttgtcaaataagcataaacttacacacatgattgtccgagatgcgcacttgaaatatattcacttgggtactcaagccttactgtcgttattgcggcagacctattggccattggccggacataatactgtcaaaggagtggtgcgttcatgtgtcatttgtttcagaaataaaccactgtcacacaatagattaatgggattactcccgcttgaacgtaccactgcgaattttcttttcagtcatgtggggatagatttcgcaggaccttttcctgtgaagagtggttgcaataagaattctaagataattaagggttacgtttgtgtctttgtgtgtttttccagtaaggcagttcacttggaacttgtcggagacttaacgagttcaaatttcttaaattgtttaagaagattcgtagccagacgtggcaggcccaatacgatatattccgacaatgctactaattttgtcggtgcaagtcgtgaactcgttaatttagtaaaattaatttacgaacgtcctcatgaggagaagctactacggtatgtagcctccgaagggattcgttggaagtttaacccgccaagggcgcctcacatgggagggctgtgggaagcagcggttaaatccatgaagattcatttaaacaaggtgttaaaggccaccaccttaaatttcgaatcattttgtacggtattgactcaaatagaagcttgcatgaattcccgtcctcttagtcccttgtcttcggatccactagaccttttacccctcacacctggacatttcttaattggcagatccttactcgctcttccaatggaggttaaatataacactaatgtccatgccaatctgcttcagatacaattgaccacagcagcattttggaaacgttggtcggcggaatatttacattctttgcagttacgacacaaatggaagaaggactcgagcaacaatctgagtgtgggtcaaatggtcctgttaaaggaggaacacatgctgccaacccgatgggtcttgggtcgagtcactaaattgtatcccggaccagatggcagagttcgagtcgtcgacgtctttactgccagcggagagtttcgtcggtccagtcatctagtggcgccattgccgattctaccacaaggaccacttgacaggaaggaagatcagcaagagggaggagaaacagcagcttcaattctgtcaacttcggtagcttag